The following coding sequences are from one Humulus lupulus chromosome X, drHumLupu1.1, whole genome shotgun sequence window:
- the LOC133805992 gene encoding 3-hydroxy-3-methylglutaryl-coenzyme A reductase 2-like, giving the protein SPIFIQNFLIDDNGFQPPCSIVRTPNLDRQVLPTLSSEEDEDIIKSVVEGKVPSYSLESKIGDCKRATAIQREALQRTAGRSLQGLPLEGFDYESILGQCCEMPVGYVQIPVGIAGPLLLDGLEYSVLMATTEGCLIASTNRGCKAIHLSGGATSVLLRDGMTRAPVVRFNSAKRASELKFFLEDPENFETLSMIFNRKLRRRILHKNL; this is encoded by the exons TCCCCTATATTCATACAAAATTTTCTGATTGACGACAATGGTTTCCAACCGCCTTGCTCCATCGTTCGAACCCCCAACTTGGATCGTCAGGTTCTTCCAACATTGTCCTCCGAAGAAGATGAGGATATTATTAAATCAGTAGTGGAGGGTAAGGTGCCGTCCTACTCGCTAGAGTCCAAGATCGGAGACTGTAAGAGAGCCACCGCGATTCAACGTGAGGCGCTTCAGAGGACGGCGGGAAGGTCGCTCCAGGGTTTGCCTTTGGAAGGGTTCGATTACGAATCTATTTTGGGGCAGTGCTGCGAAATGCCTGTTGGGTACGTCCAGATTCCGGTGGGGATCGCGGGTCCGTTGTTGCTCGATGGGTTGGAGTATTCGGTGCTAATGGCGACTACGGAGGGTTGTTTGATTGCGAGTACAAACAGAGGTTGCAAGGCTATCCATTTGTCTGGTGGGGCTACCAGCGTGTTGTTGAGGGACGGCATGACCAGAGCACCAGTTGTGAGGTTTAATTCCGCCAAGAGAGCTTCCGAGTTGAAGTTCTTCTTGGAGGACCCTGAAAATTTCGAGACACTTTCCATGATCTTTAACAG AAAATTGAGAAGGAGAATCTTGCACAAGAACTTATGA